The following nucleotide sequence is from Syntrophomonadaceae bacterium.
CCAAGAACCCCGTCCCCTTGGCTACCCGCGTCCCCTTGGCTACCCTTGGCTAAGCATGTTCCCCCCACGCTGCTTGGAATGATACATAAGCTCATCAGCCAGATTGAGCAGCCATTCAAGTTCAATTTCGGATGAAGCAAGATCAGTTGAAGCTGCAACACCAAGACTGACTGTTATCGAGACATTCCCTTGGACGGTGGCAACCTGCATTTCCTTAACAGTTTTCACAATTCTTTCTGCAACTATTATAGCTTCTTCTGCTGTTGTTTCCGGAAGTATTGCTGCAAACTCATCTCCACCAAGCCGGCCAAAAATGTCATAAGAACGAAAGCAGGTGTTACAGCGCTGCGCCAAGGTTTTTAATACAAGATCGCCGGTGCCGTGGCCGTACTTATCGTTAATAGATTTAAATCTGTCAATATCCATAATGATCACGGAAATTGGGATGTCCGGATGCCTTTTTACTCTTTCAATTTCAGTTTCTCCTAATTTTATTAGCTGTCTCCTGTTAAATATCCCTGTTAAGCTATCGTGAATGGCTTGCCGTTGTATTTGTTCAAACAAGTTTGATCGTTCCGTATTATCCCTCAGGGTTAGGACGCTGCCTTGTACCTGTCCTATCTGGTCTTTAATGCTAGAAAGGCGAAGATCAAATATGCGTATGTCGTCAATATTCGGCAACGAAAGCTTAATCTCCATTTGCTTTAGATCACCTGACATTTTGCTAATTGCGTTGCGGATTGGTTCGCTGGCAATTTCCCAAATATCCTTGCCTATTTCCTGTGCCGATATGCCTGTAATTACCTTTCCAGCGCAATTGACATCTAAGATGCGATTTTTATTATCCAGTACTATTACGCCATCATCCATATTTTCAAAAACAATGTCTCGAGCCATCGGAAGCAAATCGAGAAATTTATAACGAAAAAGGGCCCAAGTGATAATAAGACCGGAAATGCTGAACATGGCTGTGGTCAGGTTAATATTCTTTATTGGAGAAAAGCCCAAAACGTAGGAAATATCTGTTATTGTGGGAAGCAAAACGGCAATAATCATAATCATAATCTGGTTGCGATATATCGGCTGCATGTTAAAATACCTGCGCAACAGAAGGAAGAGGGCGAAAAACAGTAAAATGTAGCTGAAGGGTGCGTGTATATAGTAAAACCAAGCACCATAATCGTAATCTACTACGGGAAAAGATTTAGACTCTGCCACCAATTTTACATTACCCCAGAACCAATTTGGCCGTGGAATAAGCCATATTAGGAGATTAGTTATAGAAGGTATAATGAATAAAAAAATCCACCCTTTAGGTAAGCGTACATGGCCAATATAGGTAATAATTAAATATAGCCAAGCTAGGGGTATGAAAGCAATACCAATAAACTGCAACTTGACCATAAGAACTTTTAAGTTCAGGCTATGTACTGCAATTTCGAGAAAAAAACCTACCGTCCATATCAAAGACAGCAGCATCAACAAAATAAAGGCCTGGCCGATAGGAATGCTCCTCCGAGGCCAAGTTATTGCAATAAGTGCTACAATAATTATCGCCGAAAAAATAAATATCAACATTTGAGTATGGTATTGCATCCATTCGCTCCTGTACCTCAAAATGGGGGCCGAAAAACAAAATATGGGCGAAAGCAATAATTCATAATTATATAGATTATACCATATCTTAGCGCCAAAAAAGCTTTTTCACTACGAAATACCAATCTTGACCTTAATGACTATTTTTTGCCTGCAAGATCTCATGTGCATTTGGAATATAAGGAATATTGGTGGTATAATGGTTATAGACAAGCCAATAAGGCAAAGAGCTTCGAAATTCGATTAGGGAATAAATAGGCAAGATGAAAGAACGCTTTAATGTATTCTATTTGCGGTTTTCTTCATCGATCAGCACTCGCCCGTGGCTAAGCTCAAGATATTGTTTTATGGGACACGGGGGGACGTGGGACACGGGGGGGAGGGGTTCTTGACATATTTTCCGCCAGCCGTCTTAGCGCAAGCACCACCTCTTTGCTACATTAATCCAGTACTGGTAATGTGACAAGAACCCCGTCCCCTTGGCTGCTCCGTCCCCTTGGCTGCTCGTCCCCTTGGCTGCTCGTCCCCTTGGCTGCTCCTTGGCTGTGTCCCCTTGGCTGCGTAATTTAGCATGGTGTCCCCTTAATTTCCTAAAAAATAAAACGGGGAGGTAAAAAAAATGAGGCTTTTTTCCCTTGCTGTATTAACTTGTCTCATGGGCGGTTTGCTTTTCTTGCCGGGGTGCCGGACGCCGGCGCAGGGGCTGCCCGAAAAAACCCATGCTTTCGCGTCTGGAGAAGTAATTTTGCCGCCGCCGGCAAAAGACAGCGATGTATCGGTGGAAAAAGCCTTAAACACACGAGTTTCCAGGCGCAATTTCAGCAATGAGCCACTTTCCCTGGCGGAGGTAGGGCAGGTGCTCTGGGCTGCTCAGGGTGTGAACATTGATGGGGTAAGCGGTGCCAGTCGCACGGCCCCCTCTGCCGGGGCAACACATCCCATGGATATTTACCTGGTAGCGGGCAATGTGGCAGATCTTGCCCAAGGGTTGTACCGCTATGAGCGCATAAAACACAGCCTCTTGCCGGTAGCTGAGGGCGATATCCGGGAAAAGCTGGCGAAGGTCGCCCTTGGGCAGCAGTTTATTGCTCAGGCGCCGGCCAGCGTTATCATTGCTGCCGAATACAGGCGGACTACCCAGCGCTATGGGGAACGGGGAATCCGCTATGTGCATATGGAAGCAGGACATATTACTCAGAATGTTTATCTCCAGGCAGAAGCCCTGGGGCTAGGGGCAGTAGCAGTCGGCGCTTTTAGCGATGAAGATCTTAAATCACTGCTTCGGATCGATTCTGCTCCGCTGATGGTCATTCCCATTGGCAATGTTAAATAGCATTGAAATAAGAGGGAAGATTTTCACAAATTTTTAAGAAGGGAAAAGGTTATCGAGATAGAACGATAGTGTAAGATAGTGGCTCTTTAAAAAGAGGGCTTTCCTGGAGGGTATGGCCGGTGTTCAAACATAACATAGCTTACCGCTTTATGTTTGCAATGACACTTACAATTACGCTTACTCTTACTGTTAGTTTTATATGGGATTACCGGCAGCAAAAGCAGCAGGTTTATGAAGAGTTGAGGGAAAAGGCAAAAGTAATTACAATGCAGCTATTAGCCACGAGGGAGTTTATCGCTCTTAATCAAGATAAAATTAACTATGATTCCCGCGGAAACTTTGAGTTTAAGGCGCTAAACCCTGCTGCGGTAGGAACTGGGTTGGGTGCAATATTTGCATCGTGGACAGATTATTCCATCAAGCAGACCAGGATAAATGCACGCAATCCAAACAATATTCCAGATAGTTTAGAAAGAGAAGTTTTGCTTAGATTTAGCAACGACCATAGCCTGAAGGAAGTTTGGTGGGAAGAACAATTAAACGGCAAGCCTGTTTTCCGGTATCTTACTCCGTTAAAAGTTAACGAATCTTGCCAGCCCTGTCACGGGGAACCGAAAGGCCAAATAGATATAGCCGGTTATCCTAAAGAAGGTTATCAATTAGGGGATTTAGCAGGGGCAATTAGTATCACCATGCCTATGGAGAAACATATTTTAAATCTTCGCAGCAATTTGATGCGGCACTTTGGTTTTATGCTGCTGCTTCTAAGTGTGAGCCTTGCTTTCATATATATATTCATTAACCGTTTGGTGGCGAACCCTCTAAAAGAATTAAAAAAGACAGCTGCACAGATTGGAGCAGGAAATCTTGATGTGAATATCAAAAAAATTGAGACTGAAGCGGAAGGTGAGATAAAACAGTTTGCGCTGCAGTTTCAGGATATGGCCGATCAGTTAAGTTACCTCTATAGCAATCTGGAGCAAAAGGTAGCAGAAAGAACAAATCAGTTAAAACTGGCTAACGACGCGTTGCATGAAAAACAGCTGGAATTGCATAAGGTTAATTTGCAGTTATCCCAAGCCAGTGAACACAAGTCCCGCTTTTTAGCCGCAGTAAGCCATGAACTGAGGACACCATTAACAGCAATAATTGCTTTTAGTGAACTTTTGTTGGCAAGCTGTTCCCAGGAAAATGAATTAACCCGGCAAAACCTGGAAGGAATCAAGTCGAATAGTGAAAACCTATTGGGAATGATCAATAACTTGCTGGATTTGGCCAGAATCGAGGCCGGCCGAAATGAGCTTTGCCTGGAAACCATGGACATAGTTGACGTTATTAATTCAGTGGAAAGAATCATCTCTCCCCTGGCGATGAAAAAGAAGATCAGGTTTAAGACAGGTTTTGTCAGAGATATCCCATTGACAAAAGCTGAGCCGGAAAAAATTCGCAGGGCGATAGTTAACCTGGCTACTAACGCAGTGCAGTTCACTCCGGAAGGCGGAGAAGTTGAAATTCAAGTGGATTTTAATGCAGATACAAGAGAAATATTAGTAATGGTTCGCGATACCGGTATTGGTATCAAAAAAGAGGATCAGGATATTATTTTTGAGCGTTTTCGTCAGGTAGAAGGTGTTGATAGGCGTAGTCACCGGGGGACTGGATTAGGCCTGACCATCGCGAAGGAACTGATTGAGCTGCACGGGGGTTGGATTAGTATAAAAAGTCAACTCAAAGAGGGCAGTACCTTTACTATTGGCCTGCCTTTAAATTCTTGCGCTGGGGAGGGAGAAAATGACTCAAGAATTCCGGATCCTGCTGGTGGAAGATGAGGAAAGCATCAGACGGATAGTAGGACAAGCCTTGGGAAAAGAGGGGCATCAGTTACTGTACGCAGCTGACGGGGAAGAAGGCTGGAGGCTGTTTCAAAAAGAACGACCGGATGCGGTCATTTTAGATATTATGCTGCCCGAGAAAGACGGCTTTGAGGTATTGAGGTTAATCCGCCGGGAGCATAACACCCCCGTCATTTTGTTATCAGCTAAAGGCGATATCGTAGACAAGAGCGTAGGCTTTAATCTTGGCGCTGATGATTATCTAACCAAACCTTTTAGCCCTGTTGAGCTTGTCCTGAGGGTCAAAGCCTTGATCAGAAGGAGTATCTACTTAAAAAACGAAGAAAACTCGCCAGAAGAAAGCCATCAGGATGCAGGCTTTTGCGGCAAAGATTTGATTATTGATTGTAAGGCCCGCGAAGTAATTGTACGGGGGGAAAAGGCAGATTTAACCCCTAAGGAATTTGACCTCTTATGTTTTTTAGCTAGCCATCCGGGTCATGTGTTTACCAGGGAACAAATTTTCAAGAATTTATGGTTGGAAGATTATATTTCTGATCCTGGAACGATTACGGTGTTTATTCGAAAAATAAGAACAAAGATCGAAAAGGATCCGGCAAGGCCAGAATATATAAAAACAGTGTGGGGAATAGGCTACAAATTTACCGGACTTCAAAAATAGAGACAAGGGCGTTAATAGTATGTTAATAATCTGGTTGCCAAATGATAATTAAATAAAAATATTTATTAATATTCTTATAAGAAAATTGCAAGAAATGTCTGCTATCCTATATGGTAGATACGTCTTTTTGGAGTTGATGCAGCTCAAATTGAAAGGAGTGAAACATTTGTTCGGGAAGATTAAGGATAAACTGAAAAATAATGGCAAATGGTTTTTTGTCTCACTAATATTAATTCTATTTGGCTTTCTGTATGCAGGCTCAAGTATTGCCATGAAAGCAACAGACCAGGCTGCATTTTGCAGCAGCTGTCATGTGATGAATCAAGCTACCAGAACTTACATGGAATCTGTCCATGCCAATCTCTCCTGTAACGATTGCCACGCTCCGCAGCAGCCTCTGGCCAAGATAGCTTTTAAGTCTCATGCCGGCATTAATCACTTGTCTAAATATATTACAGGAGATATCCCTGATGTTATAGAAGCTACACCTGACACAAGGGCGGTGGTAAATCAAAATTGCCTCGGTTGTCATCAGATGACAAATATCAACGTAGCAATGGATGCCAAGAAGAACTGTACCGACTGTCACCGGCATGTGCCGCATTTTCCCAGGAATCCTATCCGAGAAAGGATGGTAGCGGGTGAATAGAAGTATATTTATATGCTTTATGTTTATTGGCATTAGCGTGCTAATCATAGTCGGTTGCGGCACGGCAAATGTGCCAACAACTGCAGCGCCAAAATATAACACAGGTTTAACTGCTGACGAATATAGAAACGATGCTTTTAGAGAGCTATTCCCGTTACATTGGGCGAGTTACATGAAAAATGAAGACGATACTCAGATGACAAGATTTGCCGGGTCAGTGCCCCACAGAATGAACGATGGAACCAACCCTTTGCCTAAAGGCTATAAGTATTACCAGCCATATTTAAAAAACTTATGGCTAGGTTTTCCCTTTATGTATGAGTATAATCGCTCTCGTGGCCATACCTATGCCTTGGAGGATATGCTGGCCATCGATCGGGTAGATAAATATACGGAGCAGGGAAATCTCGGCGCGACATGCTATTCATGCAAATCAACTACTGTGCCCAAGTATTTAGCTAAATATGGTGATGCTTTTTGGTCCATGCCCATAAGCAACCTTGTCGAGGAACATAAGCCCTTTAGTAAGCATACTGTTGGCTGCGCCAACTGTCATAACCCGCAAACGATGGAATTAGTAATAACTAATCCGATATTAGATGAAGCCTTATTGCGGGTAGGCATTGACTGGAGAAAGGCTCCAAAAAATGATATGCGCTCCTATGTTTGCGCCCAATGCCATGTGGAGTACTATTTCGAGCGCGGAGCTCAGGGCGGTGTGCAGCTAAAGCCCCATTTCCCTTGGGATAAAGGATTTAATCCGCAAAACATATATGAATTCTATGCCGAGGGCAACTCTGAAATAGACGGATTTAAAGGCCAATTTGCCGACTGGGTTCATCCAGTATCGAAGGTGCCATCAATAAAAATTCAGCACCCTGAGTTTGAAATGTGGGTCGATGGACCCCATGGTTCAGCAGGCGTATCTTGTGCCGACTGCCATATGCCCTATGTACGTGAAGATGGCAGGAAAAAGATTTCTTCTCACCACTGGACGTCGCCGTTAAAGACAATTGATCAGTCTTGTAGAACTTGCCATGCTGATAAGTCTGCCGAGTTCTTAAAAGAAAGAGTAGAATACACGCAGAGTAAAATTTGGTCGCAAATATTAGTTGCCCAAGAACTAAGTGTCAGAGCTCACGAAACAATTAGGCTAGCTAGCGAGTTTCAGGGCCGGAGGCATGCTAATTACGAGAGTCTGCTTGCAGAAGCCAGGGAACTAACCCGCAAAGGGCAGCTCTTCTGGAATTATGTTTCGGCTGAAGGCAGCGTAGGCTTCCATAACCCGATCAAGGCTATGGAAACATTGGCAGTATCTGTCCAGGACAGTTCAAAGGCAGTTGAGCTGGCCAAGAGGGCCACCAATTATGCAATTGCACCTGAGCTGGAAGGTAATATTAAAAAAATTGTTCCGCCAATATTAGAGCACAGCCGAAAGTTGCAGCAAAGCCAGGAGCATTTAAATTCCCATCAGTGGTTACAGTACCTGCCTTTACTGCCGCAAGCCGAGAGGTTATGGGACGTGCCAGAAAGAACCAGAAATAAATAAAGACCATGCAAAAAAGAGCTGAGGGGGTTTTCAAGAAAACCTCCCTGGCTCTTTTTTAATTGTTAAGGCAAAATATGGGTAGTATTGCCTGGCAGAGAGGATTATGCCTTCAATGTCCAGAATATATATGTGTAATCAGGCTATGCTAAGGCAGGGAATTAGTCTGGGATACCAGTCCATTTAGCCTGCAGTGGATATGCTATACCTGCTATGATGAGGGAGTATGATTGATGCTTATTAAAATGACGGTAGAAGAGTTTATGGCCGAGGTGGCCTCCCCTGCGCCGGCGCCTGGCGGCGGCAGTGTATCTGCCCTGGCCGGGGCCCAGGCGGCGGCCCTCTTAGCTATGTACTGTAAACTTACCATTGGCAGGGCTAAGTACGCCGACGTGGAAGAGATGATGCAAGAAACCCTGGCCGAAGCAGAAGATTTGCGCACCATGCTGCAGTCCGCCGTGGCAGAGGATACTGAGGCCTTTAACAAGGTGATGGCAGCTTTTAAACTGCCAAAAGAAACAGCAGAAGAAAAGTCAGCACGGGGACAGGCTGTCCAATCGGCTTTGCAAGCAGCAGCAATAGTGCCGCTCAATGTTTGTGAATGCTGCCTTAGACTGCTGCTTTTGATTGAAGCCGTGGTAGGGAAAGGCAACGAGAGCGCTGCCAGCGACATCGGTGTCGCCAACCTCCAGGCCTTTGCCGGGTTAACCGGTGCGGCATACAATGTGTTGATCAATCTTAATTCTATTAAAGACGGCGAATTTATCAAAAACTGCGCCACCAGACTGGCATCTTTTCGTATACTGGGAGAAGAAAGCTATCACATGACCTTAAGCATGCTGGAAGAACAGCTAAAGCTGTCATGATCTGAGTAAAGGAGGAGAACAAGTGGCGGAAATTGTCCAGTGCGTGCCTAATTTCAGTGAAGGCAGGCAGGCCGATGTGGTGAAAGCAATTGTGGAAGCTGCAAAAAAAGCCCCGGGTGTACGGCTATTAAATTACTCCAGCGATTATGACCACAACCGCACCGTGGTAACATTTGTAGGAGACAGGCAGTCGGTTGGGGAAGCTGCTTTCCGGGCAGCAGCCAGGGCCGCGGAATTGATCGACATGAGCAGTCATACCGGCGGCCACCCGCGGATGGGTGCTACAGACGTGATCCCGTTTATCCCTGTGAGCGGGGTATCGATGCCTGAGTGTGTGCAGCTTGCGCGCGATACCGGGGAGAGGATT
It contains:
- a CDS encoding diguanylate cyclase is translated as MQYHTQMLIFIFSAIIIVALIAITWPRRSIPIGQAFILLMLLSLIWTVGFFLEIAVHSLNLKVLMVKLQFIGIAFIPLAWLYLIITYIGHVRLPKGWIFLFIIPSITNLLIWLIPRPNWFWGNVKLVAESKSFPVVDYDYGAWFYYIHAPFSYILLFFALFLLLRRYFNMQPIYRNQIMIMIIAVLLPTITDISYVLGFSPIKNINLTTAMFSISGLIITWALFRYKFLDLLPMARDIVFENMDDGVIVLDNKNRILDVNCAGKVITGISAQEIGKDIWEIASEPIRNAISKMSGDLKQMEIKLSLPNIDDIRIFDLRLSSIKDQIGQVQGSVLTLRDNTERSNLFEQIQRQAIHDSLTGIFNRRQLIKLGETEIERVKRHPDIPISVIIMDIDRFKSINDKYGHGTGDLVLKTLAQRCNTCFRSYDIFGRLGGDEFAAILPETTAEEAIIVAERIVKTVKEMQVATVQGNVSITVSLGVAASTDLASSEIELEWLLNLADELMYHSKQRGGNMLSQG
- a CDS encoding SagB/ThcOx family dehydrogenase, giving the protein MRLFSLAVLTCLMGGLLFLPGCRTPAQGLPEKTHAFASGEVILPPPAKDSDVSVEKALNTRVSRRNFSNEPLSLAEVGQVLWAAQGVNIDGVSGASRTAPSAGATHPMDIYLVAGNVADLAQGLYRYERIKHSLLPVAEGDIREKLAKVALGQQFIAQAPASVIIAAEYRRTTQRYGERGIRYVHMEAGHITQNVYLQAEALGLGAVAVGAFSDEDLKSLLRIDSAPLMVIPIGNVK
- a CDS encoding DUF3365 domain-containing protein; translated protein: MFKHNIAYRFMFAMTLTITLTLTVSFIWDYRQQKQQVYEELREKAKVITMQLLATREFIALNQDKINYDSRGNFEFKALNPAAVGTGLGAIFASWTDYSIKQTRINARNPNNIPDSLEREVLLRFSNDHSLKEVWWEEQLNGKPVFRYLTPLKVNESCQPCHGEPKGQIDIAGYPKEGYQLGDLAGAISITMPMEKHILNLRSNLMRHFGFMLLLLSVSLAFIYIFINRLVANPLKELKKTAAQIGAGNLDVNIKKIETEAEGEIKQFALQFQDMADQLSYLYSNLEQKVAERTNQLKLANDALHEKQLELHKVNLQLSQASEHKSRFLAAVSHELRTPLTAIIAFSELLLASCSQENELTRQNLEGIKSNSENLLGMINNLLDLARIEAGRNELCLETMDIVDVINSVERIISPLAMKKKIRFKTGFVRDIPLTKAEPEKIRRAIVNLATNAVQFTPEGGEVEIQVDFNADTREILVMVRDTGIGIKKEDQDIIFERFRQVEGVDRRSHRGTGLGLTIAKELIELHGGWISIKSQLKEGSTFTIGLPLNSCAGEGENDSRIPDPAGGR
- a CDS encoding response regulator transcription factor gives rise to the protein MLVEDEESIRRIVGQALGKEGHQLLYAADGEEGWRLFQKERPDAVILDIMLPEKDGFEVLRLIRREHNTPVILLSAKGDIVDKSVGFNLGADDYLTKPFSPVELVLRVKALIRRSIYLKNEENSPEESHQDAGFCGKDLIIDCKAREVIVRGEKADLTPKEFDLLCFLASHPGHVFTREQIFKNLWLEDYISDPGTITVFIRKIRTKIEKDPARPEYIKTVWGIGYKFTGLQK
- a CDS encoding NapC/NirT family cytochrome c, which produces MFGKIKDKLKNNGKWFFVSLILILFGFLYAGSSIAMKATDQAAFCSSCHVMNQATRTYMESVHANLSCNDCHAPQQPLAKIAFKSHAGINHLSKYITGDIPDVIEATPDTRAVVNQNCLGCHQMTNINVAMDAKKNCTDCHRHVPHFPRNPIRERMVAGE
- a CDS encoding ammonia-forming cytochrome c nitrite reductase subunit c552, which produces MNRSIFICFMFIGISVLIIVGCGTANVPTTAAPKYNTGLTADEYRNDAFRELFPLHWASYMKNEDDTQMTRFAGSVPHRMNDGTNPLPKGYKYYQPYLKNLWLGFPFMYEYNRSRGHTYALEDMLAIDRVDKYTEQGNLGATCYSCKSTTVPKYLAKYGDAFWSMPISNLVEEHKPFSKHTVGCANCHNPQTMELVITNPILDEALLRVGIDWRKAPKNDMRSYVCAQCHVEYYFERGAQGGVQLKPHFPWDKGFNPQNIYEFYAEGNSEIDGFKGQFADWVHPVSKVPSIKIQHPEFEMWVDGPHGSAGVSCADCHMPYVREDGRKKISSHHWTSPLKTIDQSCRTCHADKSAEFLKERVEYTQSKIWSQILVAQELSVRAHETIRLASEFQGRRHANYESLLAEARELTRKGQLFWNYVSAEGSVGFHNPIKAMETLAVSVQDSSKAVELAKRATNYAIAPELEGNIKKIVPPILEHSRKLQQSQEHLNSHQWLQYLPLLPQAERLWDVPERTRNK
- a CDS encoding cyclodeaminase/cyclohydrolase family protein, whose amino-acid sequence is MLIKMTVEEFMAEVASPAPAPGGGSVSALAGAQAAALLAMYCKLTIGRAKYADVEEMMQETLAEAEDLRTMLQSAVAEDTEAFNKVMAAFKLPKETAEEKSARGQAVQSALQAAAIVPLNVCECCLRLLLLIEAVVGKGNESAASDIGVANLQAFAGLTGAAYNVLINLNSIKDGEFIKNCATRLASFRILGEESYHMTLSMLEEQLKLS